In Mercenaria mercenaria strain notata chromosome 13, MADL_Memer_1, whole genome shotgun sequence, a single window of DNA contains:
- the LOC128547694 gene encoding uncharacterized protein LOC128547694 isoform X1 — protein MGITETTDDTTEESEEEELGARLKEFDPEIISVATCMITYGIMFINIASISPRRWNKEIVMSGLYQNASYISRSNLSSKDKAVESLDFLAISDRIQLNKTIVQDEKDCHHHKFLVYKCDYSRRCGGWGDRQRGIVSSFLLAMITGRAFVIDIEKPCSLENILIPHFYDWSVCKTFVNSIHNNNTNEFDFVGGSTFFKAIPNFDFKSKWKWQVIVLKNNQNLIRFLRRRKEASKQLRWLFKLTEPNIYNVLLQILFQPTRDVLNYLEEFKLKVKGKSLVCSHIRKGQNPSIPEDDLFKEKPDEISIFNFLRHFKTSSKYVLYLASDSQSVRETFSRTFNNSINLNVTIVHVDRLIFGMYPEAVCEGFRFAIIEQYILSLSDILILTKSGFGRMAGYMRGKSDHLYLWSQKSRRVVLSDLQHI, from the coding sequence ATCATATCCGTGGCAACTTGTATGATCACGTATGGAATTATGTTCATCAACATTGCGTCAATTTCTCCTCGAAGATGGAACAAAGAAATTGTAATGTCAGGATTGTATCAAAACGCATCATACATAAGCAGAAGCAATTTATCAAGTAAAGATAAGGCTGTTGAGAGCTTAGATTTTTTGGCTATATCTGATAGAATACAGCTGAATAAAACAATTGTGCAAGACGAAAAGGACTGTCATCATCACAAATTCCTTGTTTACAAATGCGATTACTCGCGGCGTTGCGGCGGATGGGGTGATAGGCAGCGTGGTATTGTTTCATCATTTCTGTTAGCAATGATAACTGGAAGAGCTTTTGTAATAGATATTGAAAAGCCATGTTCACTTGAAAACATCTTAATTCCCCATTTTTATGACTGGTCCGTATGCAAAACATTTGTTAATTCAATTCATAACAATAACACCAACGAGTTTGATTTTGTAGGTGGATCTACATTTTTCAAAGCCATTCCTAACTTCGATTTCAAATCCAAATGGAAGTGGCAGGTAATAGTCttgaaaaacaatcaaaatttaattcgTTTTCTACGAAGACGCAAAGAAGCTAGTAAACAGTTACGATGGCTTTTCAAACTGACAGAGCCAAACATCTACAATGTATTACTACAAATACTTTTCCAACCAACAAGGGAtgttttaaattatcttgagGAATTTAAATTGAAAGTGAAAGGAAAATCTCTTGTATGTAGTCACATACGTAAAGGCCAGAATCCAAGTATACCAGAAGATGACCTATTTAAAGAAAAACCTGACGAAATTTCTATATTCAACTTCCTGAGACACTTCAAAACGTCTAGCAAATATGTTCTTTATCTGGCATCAGACTCACAATCTGTCCGTGAAACATTTTCAAGAACGTTTAATAATAGTATCAACCTAAACGTAACAATTGTTCACGTTGATCGCCTTATTTTTGGTATGTATCCAGAGGCAGTGTGTGAAGGATTTAGATTTGCGATAATAGAACAATATATTCTTTCTCTATCTGATATTTTGATTCTAACCAAGAGTGGATTTGGAAGGATGGCAGGATATATGAGAGGGAAATCAGATCACCTGTATTTGTGGAGTCAAAAGTCAAGACGTGTTGTTTTGTCAGATCTACAACATATATAA
- the LOC128547694 gene encoding uncharacterized protein LOC128547694 isoform X2 — protein MDLRRAWMYSLIISVATCMITYGIMFINIASISPRRWNKEIVMSGLYQNASYISRSNLSSKDKAVESLDFLAISDRIQLNKTIVQDEKDCHHHKFLVYKCDYSRRCGGWGDRQRGIVSSFLLAMITGRAFVIDIEKPCSLENILIPHFYDWSVCKTFVNSIHNNNTNEFDFVGGSTFFKAIPNFDFKSKWKWQVIVLKNNQNLIRFLRRRKEASKQLRWLFKLTEPNIYNVLLQILFQPTRDVLNYLEEFKLKVKGKSLVCSHIRKGQNPSIPEDDLFKEKPDEISIFNFLRHFKTSSKYVLYLASDSQSVRETFSRTFNNSINLNVTIVHVDRLIFGMYPEAVCEGFRFAIIEQYILSLSDILILTKSGFGRMAGYMRGKSDHLYLWSQKSRRVVLSDLQHI, from the coding sequence ATCATATCCGTGGCAACTTGTATGATCACGTATGGAATTATGTTCATCAACATTGCGTCAATTTCTCCTCGAAGATGGAACAAAGAAATTGTAATGTCAGGATTGTATCAAAACGCATCATACATAAGCAGAAGCAATTTATCAAGTAAAGATAAGGCTGTTGAGAGCTTAGATTTTTTGGCTATATCTGATAGAATACAGCTGAATAAAACAATTGTGCAAGACGAAAAGGACTGTCATCATCACAAATTCCTTGTTTACAAATGCGATTACTCGCGGCGTTGCGGCGGATGGGGTGATAGGCAGCGTGGTATTGTTTCATCATTTCTGTTAGCAATGATAACTGGAAGAGCTTTTGTAATAGATATTGAAAAGCCATGTTCACTTGAAAACATCTTAATTCCCCATTTTTATGACTGGTCCGTATGCAAAACATTTGTTAATTCAATTCATAACAATAACACCAACGAGTTTGATTTTGTAGGTGGATCTACATTTTTCAAAGCCATTCCTAACTTCGATTTCAAATCCAAATGGAAGTGGCAGGTAATAGTCttgaaaaacaatcaaaatttaattcgTTTTCTACGAAGACGCAAAGAAGCTAGTAAACAGTTACGATGGCTTTTCAAACTGACAGAGCCAAACATCTACAATGTATTACTACAAATACTTTTCCAACCAACAAGGGAtgttttaaattatcttgagGAATTTAAATTGAAAGTGAAAGGAAAATCTCTTGTATGTAGTCACATACGTAAAGGCCAGAATCCAAGTATACCAGAAGATGACCTATTTAAAGAAAAACCTGACGAAATTTCTATATTCAACTTCCTGAGACACTTCAAAACGTCTAGCAAATATGTTCTTTATCTGGCATCAGACTCACAATCTGTCCGTGAAACATTTTCAAGAACGTTTAATAATAGTATCAACCTAAACGTAACAATTGTTCACGTTGATCGCCTTATTTTTGGTATGTATCCAGAGGCAGTGTGTGAAGGATTTAGATTTGCGATAATAGAACAATATATTCTTTCTCTATCTGATATTTTGATTCTAACCAAGAGTGGATTTGGAAGGATGGCAGGATATATGAGAGGGAAATCAGATCACCTGTATTTGTGGAGTCAAAAGTCAAGACGTGTTGTTTTGTCAGATCTACAACATATATAA